CCTCCTCGGTGGCGCTGGCGGTGAGCGAGGTCACGCGCGAGAAGAACAAGGTCTTCATCGATTCGGGCGCCGGGACCACGGAGCTGACCGGCCGGCAATGCTCGCCGAACACGATCCAGTGGACCTACGACACCTACGCGCTGGCGCACGGCACGGCCGGCGCCATGCTCAAGCGCGGCGGCGACGCGTGGTACTTCCTCACCGCCGACTACGCGTTCGGCCTCTCGCTGCAGAACGAGGCCACCGCGGTGATCGACAAGGGCGGCGGGCGGGTCCTGGGCGCCGCCCGGGTCCCGTTCCCCGCCACCGACTTCTCCTCGTTCCTGCTGCAGGCCCAGGCCTCGGGGGCGAAGGTGGTGGGGCTGGCCAATGCCGGCGGCGACACGGTCAACGCGGTCAAGCAGGCGCACGAGTTCGGGCTGACCGAGAGCGGCCAGAAGCTCGCCGCGCTGCTGATCTACGCCGTCGACGTCCACGCGATCGGCCTGCAGACCGCGCAGGGGCTGGTGCTCACGGAATCGTTCTACTGGGACCTCAACCCTGGGACGCGGGCCTTCTCCGAGCGGTTCTACCCGCGCAACGGCAACAGCATGCCGACGATGAACCATGCGGGCGTCTATGCTGGGCTGCTGCACTACCTGAAGGCGGTGGCGGCGACGAAGTCGACGGACCCGCAGACGACCATGGCCTGGATGAAGGCCAACCCGACGGACGACCCGCTGTTCGGCAAGGGCACGGTCCGGGCGGACGGGCGCAAGGTGCACCCGATGTACCTGTTCGAGGTGAAGGCGCCCTCGGAATCGAAGGGTCCGTGGGACCTCTACAAACTCCTCGACACGATCCCAGCCGAGCAGGCCTTCCGCCCCCTGGCCGAGGGGGGCTGCCCGCTCGTCGGCAAGCTGTAGAAACGGGAGCCCGGCATGCTGCGTGACATCGGAGGACAGGTCGCCTGGGTGACGGGGGCCGGGTCCGGCATCGGACAGGCGGCTGCCCTGGCGCTGGCGAAGGCCGGGCTGCGGCTCGCGCTCACCGGACGGGGGCGCGAGGCGCTTGAGCACACCGCCGAGCTCGTGCGCGGGGCGGGCGGGGAGGCGCTGGTCGCCCCCGCCGACATGCGCGTGGCCGACGACGTCCAGCGCGCCTGGGAGGCAGTGGAGGCCGCCTACCGGCGCTGCGACCTGCTGGTGAACGCGGCGGGCCTCAACGTGCCGCAGCGGGGCTGGGACGCGATCACGCCAGCCGGCATCGACGCCGTGGTCGGCGCCAATCTCAACGGCCCGTTCTACGCGTCGCGGGCGGTGCTGCCGGCGATGCGCGCCCAGGGGAGCGGCCTGATCATCCACGTCTCCTCCTGGGCCGGCCGCTACGTCTCCAAGCTGACCGGGCCGGCCTATTCGGCGGCCAAGCACGGGCTGGTGGCGCTCTCGGAGAGCCTGAACCAGGAGGAATGCGGCCACGGCATCCGGTCCTGCTGCATCTGCCCCGGCGAGGTCGCGACGCCGCTCCTCGACAAGCGGCCGGTTCCGGTGACGGCGGAGGACAAGGGGCGGATGCTGCAGGCGGAGGATCTCGCCGAGACGATCCTGTTCGTCGCGCGCCTGCCGGCCTCCGTGTGCATCAACGAGATCCTGATGAGCCCCACCTGGAACCGCGGCTATCTCGAGGGTGTGAAGCTCTGAGCGGTCGCGATGAAGGGGCCGCGCCGGCCTCAGCTCAGGGGAACCTCGAAACCGCGCTGCACGGCCGGCCGGCTCATCAGGGCCTGATACCAGCGCTGCACGTGCGGATACGCATCGAGGCTGACCTGATGGCGCTCGTGCCGCCAGGCCCATCCGAGGATCGCGAAATCCGCCACCGAGAGCGGTCCCGCCACGAACGCGACCTGCGCCAGGCGACGGTCCAGGACGCCGTAGAGCCGCCGCGTCTCCTTTTGGTAGCGCTCCAGCCCGTAGGCCCGGTTCGCCGGATCGACGGTCAGGAAATGGTGGACCTGACCGGGCATCGGCCCGAAGCCGCCCATCTGCCACATCAGCCATTCCAGCGCGGCGACGCGCTGCCGCCGGTCCTCCGGAAGGAACCGGCCGGTTTTCTCGGCGAGGTACAGCAGGATCGCGCCGGATTCGAACACCGAGATCGGCGCGCCGTCCGGCCCGTCGGGGTCGGCGATGGCGGGGATCCGGTTGTTCGGGCTGATCGCCAGGAAGGCCGGCTCGTGCTGCGCGCCCTGGGTGATGTCCACCGGCGTGACCCGGTAGGGCAGCGCCATCTCCTCGAGGGCCACGCTGATCTTGCGACCGTTGGGCGTGTTCCAGGCGTACAGCTCGATCATCGCGGGTGCATCCCTCAGGCGCCGGATCCTCGGTCCTGTGTACCGGCCCCCGCCGGTTCGCAGAAGCCGGGATCGTGCGGGATGCTGCCAGCTGCCCGGCTACAGGTCGCGATCCCGACCGAGCCTAATCGCGCAGCGGCTCCGGCTTCTGACCGTCCGGCAGGATCTCCTTGAGATGGTCGTGCACCATGTCGGCCGTGAACGGCTTGCCGATGAAGCGCGCCCCGTCGGGCATGTCGTCCGGGCCGGGCTGGACCTGACCGGACGCCACCACGATGGCGATGTGCGGCCACTGGCGGGCCGTCTCCCGCGCGACCGCGAAGCCGTCGCGGGAGCCCGGCATCTGCACGTCGGTGAACAGCAGGACGATCAGGGCATGGTTCTGGGCGAGCAGCGCGATCGCCGTGTCGCCGTCGCTGGCCTCGAAGGTCCGGAACCCCGCATCCTCCAGCATATCCATCGCATCCATGCGGATGAGGCCGTCGTCGTCGACGACGAGGGCGTAAGGAGTCGAAGGGGCGGGCGAGTCGGTCATCATCGGACAAATCCCAACCCAGATCAAAGATCCGCGCCGCGCATCGGGCGAGGTGCCGGGCGGCACGTCGGGCGGCGCAGGCGCACTGGTCCGGTGGCCGTCTCAGGGGTCCGCCTGCCCGTCGTACCGGGTCTGCGCGGCACCGATGGCGTCGAGATGCTGGAAGGCCCAGGCCCCCAGCGCCTTCACCGGCTCGGCCAGGGAACGTCCCATCTCGGTCAGCTCGTAATCGACCCGGGGCGGGATCGACGGCGTGACGGTGCGGCTCACCAGGCCGTCCCGCTCCAGGTTCCGTAAGGTCAGCGTCAGCATCCGCTGCGAGATCCCGCCGATGCTGCGCTTCAATGCGCTGAAGCGGTGCGGTCCGCGATGCAGCAGCATGATGACGAGCACGCTCCACTTGTCGCCGATACGGGACAGGACCTGCGAGACCCGGCGGCAATCCGAGGACGGCGAGACGGTCGACTCGGTCACATCCATGTAACCTCGGTATCAAATCTGTGCCGTCTTGCGGCGCCCAGCCAAGCTCATATCATCGCCCGGTCACAAACAGGAACCGGGTTCCGATATGAAACTCCTGCACGTGGATAGCAGCATTCTCGGGGCCGGCTCGGTCTCGCGCGAGCTGTCGGCCCTGATCGTCCGAAGGGTGACGGCGGGCGTCGCGGCGGAGGTCACGTACCGCGACCTCGCCGAGGCGGACCTGCCGCACCTGACGCTGGCGACGCTGCCGAGCGCCCATCCCCGGGCGGCCCTGGCGGGCGCGCTCGACGCCGCCGGGCAGTCCCGGCGCGACGCCAGCGACCGGCTCCTTGAGGAGTTCCTGGCCGCCGACATCGTGGTGGTCGGGGCCCCGATGTACAATTTCGGCATCCCCTCGCAGCTCAAGGCCTGGATCGATCGCTTGGCCGTTCCGGGCCGGACCTTCAGGTACGGCGCG
This window of the Methylobacterium tardum genome carries:
- a CDS encoding ABC transporter substrate-binding protein, translated to MTLIRCCVLSAAINLAALIGPASAEPIRVKVGILNDMSGVYADTGGKGSVVAAQMAVEDFAKTNPDVQVEVVSADHQNKPDVGAAVARQWYDREGVDAILDVPTSSVALAVSEVTREKNKVFIDSGAGTTELTGRQCSPNTIQWTYDTYALAHGTAGAMLKRGGDAWYFLTADYAFGLSLQNEATAVIDKGGGRVLGAARVPFPATDFSSFLLQAQASGAKVVGLANAGGDTVNAVKQAHEFGLTESGQKLAALLIYAVDVHAIGLQTAQGLVLTESFYWDLNPGTRAFSERFYPRNGNSMPTMNHAGVYAGLLHYLKAVAATKSTDPQTTMAWMKANPTDDPLFGKGTVRADGRKVHPMYLFEVKAPSESKGPWDLYKLLDTIPAEQAFRPLAEGGCPLVGKL
- a CDS encoding SDR family oxidoreductase, whose protein sequence is MLRDIGGQVAWVTGAGSGIGQAAALALAKAGLRLALTGRGREALEHTAELVRGAGGEALVAPADMRVADDVQRAWEAVEAAYRRCDLLVNAAGLNVPQRGWDAITPAGIDAVVGANLNGPFYASRAVLPAMRAQGSGLIIHVSSWAGRYVSKLTGPAYSAAKHGLVALSESLNQEECGHGIRSCCICPGEVATPLLDKRPVPVTAEDKGRMLQAEDLAETILFVARLPASVCINEILMSPTWNRGYLEGVKL
- a CDS encoding glutathione binding-like protein, with translation MIELYAWNTPNGRKISVALEEMALPYRVTPVDITQGAQHEPAFLAISPNNRIPAIADPDGPDGAPISVFESGAILLYLAEKTGRFLPEDRRQRVAALEWLMWQMGGFGPMPGQVHHFLTVDPANRAYGLERYQKETRRLYGVLDRRLAQVAFVAGPLSVADFAILGWAWRHERHQVSLDAYPHVQRWYQALMSRPAVQRGFEVPLS
- a CDS encoding response regulator; the encoded protein is MTDSPAPSTPYALVVDDDGLIRMDAMDMLEDAGFRTFEASDGDTAIALLAQNHALIVLLFTDVQMPGSRDGFAVARETARQWPHIAIVVASGQVQPGPDDMPDGARFIGKPFTADMVHDHLKEILPDGQKPEPLRD
- a CDS encoding winged helix-turn-helix transcriptional regulator; this translates as MDVTESTVSPSSDCRRVSQVLSRIGDKWSVLVIMLLHRGPHRFSALKRSIGGISQRMLTLTLRNLERDGLVSRTVTPSIPPRVDYELTEMGRSLAEPVKALGAWAFQHLDAIGAAQTRYDGQADP
- a CDS encoding FMN-dependent NADH-azoreductase, producing MKLLHVDSSILGAGSVSRELSALIVRRVTAGVAAEVTYRDLAEADLPHLTLATLPSAHPRAALAGALDAAGQSRRDASDRLLEEFLAADIVVVGAPMYNFGIPSQLKAWIDRLAVPGRTFRYGAGGPEGLMRGKRVIVALARGGFYGPDTAMISAEHAQSYLRAVFGFLGIAPEFVLVEGLAAGEQTKTHAMEAARDAIGQLAA